From Pseudomonas arsenicoxydans:
AACACCACATGACCGCCACCAAATACTAGAGACCCGGCGCGATAAAATGCATCTACCATGGAGAGCGTCTGATTGAGTAGCATCTGGCTCATTATCGGTAAACCGACCAGCAAAGTGAAGAACAGTGATAACCAGAACAAACCTGCTCGGTAACCGAGCTTTATGGGCAGTGGATCATGTTCGGCGGCGCAAGCTGGTTTGAATAAAAGCAAGCCGGCAAAAGCAGCTACAACAATTGAGCCGATCTGCCCCCATGCAGATGGAACCAACAGCACCACACACGTCGTAATCGCCATGATCGTGATACGCAACGCATCTGGGCATAGATTCCGTGCCATTCCCCATACGGCTTGAGCGACCACCGCAACGGCCACGACTTTCAGGCCGTGCAGTACGCCAGGCGCGATGATATCGCCATAGTTGGAAATACCTAACGCAAACAGAATCAGAAGGATCGCCGAGGGCAACGTGAAACCCGCCCAGGCGGCCAGCGCCCCATAGTAGCCCGAACGAGAGAGTCCCAGCGCCATACCAACCTGACTACTCGCGGGGCCTGGCAAGAACTGGCAAAGTGCGACCAAATCAGCATAACTACGCTCAGTGAGCCATTGCCGGCGCGTGACGAACTCATCGTGGAAATACCCCAAGTGTGCGATGGGGCCGCCAAATGAGGTCAGTCCCAAGCGCAAAAAGATGAGGAATATAAAAAACGGTCGACGGTCATCCTTGCTGTTTATGTTCATGCACATGCGTTCCGCATTTAATTAGCCATTTATGACGATGAGGAAAAGAAGACTGCAAACGGATCTGCGTCTATGAAAGCGGAGGGCGGAAAAAGGTCGTGAACCTTCATGTCATGGTTTTCTCTCGCGATTTGCGCCGCGTAGACTAGGGCTCGGTTAGAGATACACCTCGAATCTGGGCGCCATCGTAGCGCTCGATTGCGGTGTCAAAACTCATTAAGCCAATTCATACGAACTCGTTGTACCTTGAAAGTCCTACAGTTACTGCTATAGGATGAAAAAAGGAGATGGCATTCCTCCTTTAACCGCCATTGTGCTGATGATGCCTACGTGAACCCTGGACAGGGTGCGTAGGTGTGTCTCCCTGTCCTCCAATTTAGGACAGGATCGTGACTCAAAATCTCATATCAGCTCTCTCTCTTAGTGCGCGGTTATCCGCAGACCTACCTGAAAACTCGGTAATCAAGGGTCTTATGCGTGTCTTCATAGACCGCCTAAGGGTCAGCTGAAGTCAGCAGCCTGGGTAACAGCCGGCTGCGATAGTGGCGGTTTTTTCGATCAGTGATCCGCTTCTCCCTTGATGGCCAAAACGCTGCAGGGCATCTGATACAGAACATGCTCCGTGGTACTGCCAATCAGCTTATCCACCCCTTTGTGATGGGTATTTCCCATTACGAAGACATCCGCTCGAGTATGAGTGGCAAAGTCGGCCATCGCTTTGGTTGGCGGCCCCGCAATGAAGTGTTGTCGCTCAGGTGGCACGCCGTGGCGTCCAGCCAAGGCAATGAAGCACTTTTCAAGTGACCGGCGCACGTCGTTGCTGAAGCCTGGCATCGTCACGGCGCCAGCACCTGCATCAGAGAAATGTGTGTGGGTCAGTTCATAGGCATACAGCATGTGCAATTCAGCATCACATTGCGTCGCCAATTCGTTCGCCGCCTGAATGACGCTGTCGTTGATTCCGCTGATCTGACCCTCTGGATGCGATGGATCAACCGCCGCCACAATCACCCGAGGAAGCGGACACCTGACTTCGCTGACCAGATGTATGGGGGTCGGACATTCGCGCAACAACTGCCAATCCAAAGGCGTGACGAATATGCGTTTGAGCGCTGATTCATGATGTACGTCCTTGATGATCAGGTCCGGCTGCATTTCAGCCACATGCCCAAGGATCTCTTGCAGCGGGTCACGGGTCAATGCAACTTCGGTGGTCACATTGATGCCCTTCCTGCGCATGAGTTCGGCCTCATCCGTCAACCACTGCAGGTTTTCCCGCCGGCAACTCTCACGAAGTTGTTCACTGTTGCTCATTAACCGCATAAGGTCGAAGTCTTCGATGAACACCGCGATATGCAGCGCTGCGCCTGTAGCGTCGGCCAGTGCGATTGCCCGCTCCATCGCCGGCGAGTGACGCATGGTGGGACCTGCGATTAGAAAGAGTCGTTGACACTGTCTCATGTGACACCTCCAAACGTTCTGGGTTATCCGCTAGCGCCCCCAGCTCTCTCGCTTGTCCCACCATTGGCGATCTATTATCGCCTCAACTAACTGGATCGACACTATCAATATACGCCTGCATCACCGGCTTACCAGTTGCCAAGCCTGTCGAAGGGGGTAGCAGACCTTTTCATCACGATCGAACAGGGAACGGGGTTGCTGGAACCGCGCGCCATGCCCCCCCACCTTGACCATGAAGCAGAACCAATGCGATTGCCGGTAGTTAAGCACCTGAATCAATACTTCGTAAAAAACGAACTATTCGCAACGAATAAACGATTTTTGTTGATGTGACAGGCTCGTTAGCATGTCTCCTCAGCCTGTTGCTGCT
This genomic window contains:
- the chrA gene encoding chromate efflux transporter, with the translated sequence MNINSKDDRRPFFIFLIFLRLGLTSFGGPIAHLGYFHDEFVTRRQWLTERSYADLVALCQFLPGPASSQVGMALGLSRSGYYGALAAWAGFTLPSAILLILFALGISNYGDIIAPGVLHGLKVVAVAVVAQAVWGMARNLCPDALRITIMAITTCVVLLVPSAWGQIGSIVVAAFAGLLLFKPACAAEHDPLPIKLGYRAGLFWLSLFFTLLVGLPIMSQMLLNQTLSMVDAFYRAGSLVFGGGHVVLPLLQAEVVPSGWVSNETFLAGYGATQAVPGPLLTFSAFLGASMSAEPSGWVGGFICLLAIFLPSFLLIVGTLPFWEQLRRSVHIQAALLGINAAVVGLLLAALYQPVWTSAILKPQDFGLALVCLVALTFWKQPPWLVVIGGGVAGWLLSAML
- a CDS encoding universal stress protein gives rise to the protein MRQCQRLFLIAGPTMRHSPAMERAIALADATGAALHIAVFIEDFDLMRLMSNSEQLRESCRRENLQWLTDEAELMRRKGINVTTEVALTRDPLQEILGHVAEMQPDLIIKDVHHESALKRIFVTPLDWQLLRECPTPIHLVSEVRCPLPRVIVAAVDPSHPEGQISGINDSVIQAANELATQCDAELHMLYAYELTHTHFSDAGAGAVTMPGFSNDVRRSLEKCFIALAGRHGVPPERQHFIAGPPTKAMADFATHTRADVFVMGNTHHKGVDKLIGSTTEHVLYQMPCSVLAIKGEADH